In the Burkholderia cenocepacia genome, one interval contains:
- a CDS encoding MFS transporter: MSTLNRAAAAQTIDARRAMRRTVAAAALGNGLEFFDFTVYSFFAVLIGRLFFPASSDAGTLMLSLATFGVGFVARPLGGVAIGAYADRVGRKPALVLTVALMALGTGIIGFAPTYAQIGIAAPLLIVTGRLLQGFSAGGEVGAATTLLMESGGARRSGELVSWQMASQGGAALAGALVALTLSRWLPSDALQGWGWRVPFVLGLLIGPVGFYLRRHLDDTLPHPAAGAPRVSRRIPWRQVAAGTLLVIGGTSTMYTIVFFLPSFLTLTLGMPASVALLSGCTAGAVMLVGSPFAGRFADRLRRRKPMLRTVCAISTALVLPAFHAMRTWPSVVTVLAVVVVLIGLMTLSSPAGFVMILEALRPEVRATSLGMIYALGVTIFGGFAQLIVSALWRATGSFYAPAWYVLAGGLASLVGLALFREETAR, from the coding sequence ATGAGCACCCTGAATCGCGCGGCTGCCGCGCAGACCATCGACGCGCGACGCGCAATGCGGCGGACCGTCGCCGCGGCTGCACTCGGCAACGGACTCGAATTCTTCGACTTCACCGTATACAGCTTCTTCGCTGTACTGATCGGCCGGCTGTTCTTTCCGGCGTCCAGCGATGCGGGTACGTTGATGCTGTCGCTCGCGACGTTCGGCGTCGGTTTCGTCGCACGGCCGCTCGGCGGCGTCGCGATCGGCGCGTATGCGGACCGCGTCGGGCGCAAGCCCGCGCTGGTGCTGACCGTTGCGCTGATGGCGCTCGGCACCGGCATCATCGGATTCGCGCCGACCTACGCGCAGATCGGCATCGCGGCGCCGCTGCTGATCGTGACCGGCCGGCTGTTGCAGGGTTTTTCGGCGGGTGGCGAGGTCGGGGCCGCGACGACGTTGCTGATGGAGTCGGGCGGCGCCCGCCGGAGCGGCGAACTGGTGAGTTGGCAGATGGCCAGCCAGGGCGGTGCGGCGCTCGCCGGCGCGCTCGTCGCGTTGACGCTGTCCCGCTGGCTGCCGTCCGATGCGCTGCAAGGCTGGGGTTGGCGTGTACCGTTCGTGCTCGGCCTGCTGATCGGGCCGGTCGGGTTTTATCTGAGACGCCATCTCGACGACACGCTGCCGCATCCGGCAGCCGGCGCGCCGCGTGTCAGCCGTCGCATTCCCTGGCGGCAGGTCGCGGCCGGCACGTTACTCGTGATCGGCGGCACGTCGACGATGTATACGATCGTGTTTTTCCTGCCGTCGTTCCTGACGCTGACGCTCGGCATGCCGGCTTCCGTCGCGTTGCTGTCCGGTTGCACGGCGGGCGCGGTGATGCTGGTCGGCTCGCCGTTCGCGGGCCGGTTCGCGGACCGCCTGCGTCGCCGCAAGCCGATGCTGCGAACGGTGTGCGCGATCTCGACGGCGCTGGTGCTACCGGCGTTTCATGCGATGCGCACGTGGCCGTCGGTCGTCACCGTGCTGGCGGTCGTGGTCGTGCTGATCGGCCTGATGACGCTGTCGAGCCCCGCGGGCTTCGTGATGATTCTCGAAGCCTTGCGACCGGAAGTCCGTGCGACGTCGCTCGGGATGATCTATGCGCTGGGCGTGACGATTTTCGGCGGTTTCGCGCAGTTGATCGTCAGCGCGCTGTGGCGGGCGACGGGCAGCTTCTATGCGCCGGCCTGGTACGTGCTCGCCGGCGGGTTGGCCAGTCTCGTCGGTCTGGCGTTGTTTCGCGAGGAAACGGCACGCTGA
- a CDS encoding porin, with translation MKKRLTWGAACLALGAGSACAVPYQDVLLAAVPEFNGGLKEGVALYGSVDMGINYQSVDGRSTWQTQSGGEWTSKFGFFGRENLGGGWRAEFNLESGFLANNGAQQDTQSFFNRQSWIGLMSDRYGRLRLGKQIGTGLPLFIDVFGTVGTNSVYTWLGAAAVQTARGVGYNSDLGPGATQLPARVDNAITYRTPIVAGTTTLMLMYAPSNVAGRAPAASAQGALLQWYNGTTYLAASYNQVWGVNGASTVRNDLYGLGAVYDTGRLVLSASFNQYAPKLAGDGIARVYTLGTIVPFGVNAVRASVVYRDTSGVRDAAGRPAKDSALGVMLGYDYLLSKRTGLYARVGFIRNYGMSTVLLNGNPLPTEPGGTTPRTGMTPVTMSLGMYHNF, from the coding sequence ATGAAGAAGAGGCTGACATGGGGCGCTGCGTGCCTGGCGCTGGGCGCCGGAAGTGCCTGCGCGGTGCCGTATCAGGACGTACTGCTTGCGGCGGTGCCGGAGTTCAACGGCGGATTGAAGGAGGGCGTGGCGCTGTACGGCTCGGTCGACATGGGGATCAACTACCAGTCGGTGGATGGACGGTCGACGTGGCAGACCCAGAGCGGCGGCGAGTGGACGTCGAAATTCGGCTTCTTCGGGCGCGAGAATCTCGGCGGCGGGTGGCGCGCCGAATTCAATCTCGAAAGCGGTTTTCTCGCGAACAACGGTGCGCAGCAGGATACGCAATCGTTCTTTAACCGGCAGTCGTGGATCGGCCTGATGTCCGACCGCTATGGCCGGCTGCGGCTCGGCAAGCAGATCGGCACGGGGCTGCCGCTGTTCATCGACGTGTTCGGCACCGTGGGCACCAATTCGGTGTACACGTGGCTTGGCGCGGCCGCCGTGCAGACGGCGCGCGGTGTCGGCTACAACAGTGACCTCGGACCGGGCGCGACACAACTGCCGGCGCGCGTCGACAACGCGATCACCTATCGGACGCCGATCGTGGCCGGCACCACGACGCTGATGCTGATGTACGCGCCCAGCAACGTCGCGGGGCGCGCGCCTGCCGCGTCCGCGCAGGGCGCGCTGCTGCAGTGGTACAACGGCACGACTTATCTGGCGGCGAGCTACAACCAGGTGTGGGGCGTCAACGGCGCGAGCACGGTACGCAACGACCTGTACGGGCTTGGCGCCGTGTACGACACCGGGCGGCTCGTGCTGTCCGCGTCGTTCAATCAATATGCGCCGAAACTTGCCGGCGACGGGATCGCACGCGTGTACACCCTCGGCACGATCGTGCCGTTCGGCGTGAATGCGGTTCGCGCGTCGGTCGTCTATCGCGATACGTCGGGCGTGCGCGATGCCGCCGGCCGGCCGGCGAAGGATTCGGCGCTTGGCGTCATGCTCGGCTACGACTACCTGTTGTCCAAACGTACCGGCCTCTACGCGCGGGTGGGGTTCATCCGCAATTACGGCATGTCGACCGTTCTGCTGAACGGCAATCCGTTGCCGACCGAGCCCGGCGGCACGACACCGCGCACGGGCATGACGCCCGTGACGATGTCGCTCGGCATGTATCACAACTTCTGA
- a CDS encoding M20 aminoacylase family protein produces the protein MTQDLAPTLAAIREAAPRFVAIRRDIHAHPELGFAETRTARIVAAQLAEWGYDVTTGIGGTGVVGRLRRGTSSRTLGLRADMDALPIREETGLPHASTVAGTMHACGHDGHTAILLAAAHHLASHGRFDGTLNVIFQPAEEGLGGARRMIEEGLFDRFPCERVYALHNAPGVPVGHFALRYGAMMASSDSVTITVTGKGGHGAMPQHASDPIVAAANIVTALQSIVARNIDPAKAAVVTVGTFHAGTAPNVIPETATLQLSVRSLDAATRDEVEARIRRIADAQARAYGTVAQVDYQAISRVVVNDAAAADLAVETITALAGAGGLTLLADGVMGSEDFSWMTERVPGCYVMLGNGLDSHGGCSVHNPGYDFNDDALGWGAAYFVGIVERFLGTA, from the coding sequence ATGACGCAGGACCTTGCCCCGACGCTCGCGGCGATCCGTGAAGCCGCCCCCCGCTTCGTCGCGATTCGACGCGACATCCACGCCCACCCGGAACTCGGGTTTGCCGAAACCCGCACCGCGCGGATCGTCGCCGCCCAATTGGCGGAGTGGGGCTACGACGTGACGACCGGCATCGGCGGCACCGGCGTGGTCGGCCGGTTGCGGCGCGGTACGTCGTCGCGCACGCTCGGCTTGCGCGCCGACATGGACGCGTTGCCGATCCGGGAAGAAACGGGCCTGCCCCATGCGAGCACGGTTGCCGGGACGATGCACGCCTGCGGTCACGACGGTCATACCGCGATCCTGCTGGCGGCCGCCCACCATCTGGCCTCACACGGGCGCTTCGACGGCACGCTGAACGTGATCTTTCAGCCCGCGGAGGAAGGACTCGGCGGCGCGAGGCGAATGATCGAGGAGGGCCTGTTCGATCGCTTTCCGTGCGAGCGCGTCTATGCGCTGCACAACGCGCCGGGCGTACCGGTCGGTCATTTCGCGTTGCGCTACGGCGCGATGATGGCGTCGTCCGATTCGGTGACGATCACCGTGACGGGCAAGGGCGGGCACGGCGCGATGCCGCAGCACGCGAGCGATCCGATCGTGGCGGCGGCGAACATCGTGACCGCGCTGCAATCGATCGTCGCCCGCAACATCGATCCCGCCAAGGCGGCAGTGGTGACCGTCGGTACGTTCCATGCCGGCACGGCCCCGAACGTGATTCCGGAGACCGCGACGCTGCAACTGTCGGTCCGCTCGCTCGACGCGGCCACGCGCGACGAGGTCGAGGCGCGGATTCGCCGGATCGCCGACGCGCAGGCGCGGGCCTACGGGACCGTTGCGCAGGTCGACTATCAAGCCATCTCGCGCGTGGTCGTCAACGATGCCGCCGCTGCGGATCTCGCGGTCGAGACGATTACGGCGCTGGCCGGCGCCGGTGGGCTCACGCTGCTTGCCGACGGTGTGATGGGCAGCGAGGATTTTTCGTGGATGACGGAACGCGTGCCGGGTTGCTACGTGATGCTCGGCAACGGACTCGATTCGCACGGCGGCTGCTCGGTTCACAACCCGGGCTACGACTTCAATGACGACGCGCTCGGCTGGGGCGCCGCCTATTTCGTCGGCATCGTGGAACGCTTCCTGGGCACGGCCTGA
- a CDS encoding LysR family transcriptional regulator, with translation MKTHQLRALVAVATAGSIKAAAKTLHVSQPAVSKAIQELEGEFGVALLERKPWGVVPTPEGDVLLGRAHAVVRELERARDDIAHLKGLREGRLVLGFTPIVAVTGFAHAYAEFRRRWPHVECELRELSFSQLTEQLHSRTLDLAFAAITGEVAESADVKPIRTFDTAFVTRENGRFAGATSLDALRDAEWIHTDPSDNFPAHIRDLHAHAGLPAPRCITRCTSYALFYSLLLTTDAIFSWTRHSLSETVFGQALTPLPLPLSPPPLQLYRLTPPGLQLTRPATDFLAYIEAAFASRSFGSGTRR, from the coding sequence ATGAAAACCCATCAATTGCGCGCGCTGGTCGCGGTGGCCACGGCGGGCAGCATCAAGGCTGCCGCGAAAACGCTGCACGTCAGCCAGCCGGCCGTCAGCAAGGCGATTCAGGAACTGGAAGGCGAATTCGGCGTGGCGCTTCTCGAACGAAAGCCGTGGGGTGTCGTGCCGACGCCGGAAGGCGACGTATTGCTCGGCCGCGCGCATGCAGTCGTGCGGGAGCTCGAGCGGGCGCGCGACGACATCGCGCATCTGAAAGGGCTGCGTGAAGGCAGGCTGGTGCTCGGCTTCACGCCGATCGTCGCGGTCACGGGATTCGCGCACGCCTATGCCGAATTTCGGCGCCGCTGGCCGCATGTCGAGTGCGAACTGCGCGAACTGTCGTTCAGCCAGTTGACCGAGCAATTGCACAGCCGGACCCTCGATCTCGCGTTCGCGGCCATCACCGGCGAGGTCGCCGAGTCCGCCGACGTGAAGCCGATCCGCACCTTCGACACCGCGTTCGTCACCCGCGAGAACGGGCGCTTCGCCGGTGCGACATCACTGGACGCGCTACGCGATGCCGAGTGGATCCACACTGATCCGAGCGACAATTTTCCGGCGCACATTCGCGACCTCCATGCGCACGCGGGCCTGCCGGCGCCGCGCTGCATCACGCGCTGCACGTCGTATGCGCTGTTCTACAGCCTGCTGCTCACGACGGATGCGATCTTCTCGTGGACCCGGCATTCGCTGTCGGAAACCGTGTTCGGCCAGGCGCTCACGCCGCTCCCGCTGCCGCTGTCGCCGCCACCGCTGCAGCTCTACCGGCTCACGCCACCCGGCCTGCAACTGACGCGCCCCGCGACGGATTTCCTCGCGTACATCGAAGCCGCGTTCGCGTCGCGTTCATTCGGGAGCGGCACGCGGCGCTGA
- a CDS encoding GNAT family N-acetyltransferase, whose product MPAPILIRPATREDAAAMAAVEVAAAQRFRGIGMADIADGEPTDAAAVLVRIDDGRAYVAVDPQGMCVGFAFYRLLDAQRLYLEELDVAPSHSGQRIGARLIEQVMARAAREHVEQVVLSTFRDAPWNAPYYARLGFRIIDDTALDDALRAIRAHHVSLGLDETRRVFMRRAVVA is encoded by the coding sequence ATGCCTGCACCGATCCTGATTCGCCCCGCCACGCGGGAAGACGCGGCCGCGATGGCCGCCGTGGAAGTCGCCGCCGCGCAGCGGTTTCGCGGGATCGGCATGGCCGACATCGCCGACGGCGAGCCGACCGATGCGGCCGCCGTGCTCGTGCGAATCGACGACGGTCGCGCCTATGTGGCGGTCGATCCGCAAGGCATGTGCGTCGGGTTCGCGTTCTACCGGCTGCTCGATGCGCAGCGGCTGTATCTGGAGGAGCTGGATGTCGCGCCGTCGCACTCAGGGCAGCGGATCGGCGCGCGTCTCATCGAACAGGTGATGGCGCGCGCGGCGCGGGAGCACGTCGAGCAGGTGGTGCTGTCGACGTTCCGCGACGCGCCGTGGAATGCACCGTACTACGCGCGCCTCGGTTTCCGGATCATCGACGATACGGCACTCGACGATGCGCTGCGCGCAATCCGCGCGCACCACGTCTCGCTCGGTCTCGACGAAACGCGGCGCGTGTTCATGCGACGCGCCGTGGTGGCCTGA
- a CDS encoding alpha/beta hydrolase family protein: MKNRLLAALLCLSATVAHAAGVKFLRIPADAAGPELRAMVWTPCADATQSLTVGPYTLKGRRDCPTAGDKLPLVVISHGHGGSFLGHHDLAETLADAGYVVAAINHPGDTFSDMSRTADLQEFVERPADIKRLVDYMLGHAPDAAHIDPARIGFFGFSRGGYTGLVLAGGNPDFAHAPVACPDPAWPICKQIRAGDLPNAPLTHDPRIKAYVLADPLDEFPTADTLKNVRAPIQLWASEAGGDGVTPDTAPALAALLPQRPEFHVVPNSAHFAFLAPCPGQLAHDAPDICTDAKGFDRTAFHASLDAKALAFFNANLR, encoded by the coding sequence ATGAAAAACCGGCTGCTGGCTGCCCTGCTCTGCCTGTCCGCCACGGTCGCGCACGCGGCCGGCGTCAAGTTTCTTCGGATTCCTGCCGATGCGGCCGGCCCCGAGTTGCGCGCGATGGTCTGGACGCCGTGCGCGGACGCCACGCAATCGCTCACGGTCGGCCCTTACACACTGAAAGGACGCCGCGACTGTCCAACCGCCGGCGACAAGCTGCCGCTCGTCGTGATCTCGCACGGCCATGGCGGCTCGTTCCTCGGCCACCACGACCTGGCCGAAACGCTCGCCGATGCAGGGTACGTCGTCGCGGCGATCAACCATCCGGGCGACACGTTCTCCGACATGAGCCGCACGGCCGATCTGCAGGAATTCGTCGAGCGCCCGGCCGACATCAAGCGCCTGGTCGATTACATGCTCGGTCACGCGCCGGACGCCGCGCACATCGACCCGGCACGCATCGGCTTCTTCGGCTTTTCGCGCGGCGGCTATACGGGCCTCGTGCTGGCCGGCGGCAATCCGGATTTCGCGCACGCGCCAGTCGCCTGCCCCGACCCGGCCTGGCCGATCTGCAAGCAAATCCGGGCCGGCGACCTGCCGAACGCGCCGCTGACGCACGACCCGCGCATCAAGGCCTACGTGCTGGCCGATCCACTCGACGAATTCCCGACCGCCGACACGCTGAAGAACGTCCGCGCGCCGATCCAGCTCTGGGCATCCGAGGCAGGCGGCGACGGCGTGACGCCGGATACGGCGCCAGCGCTGGCCGCGCTGCTGCCGCAACGGCCCGAATTCCACGTCGTGCCGAATTCGGCGCATTTCGCGTTTCTCGCGCCGTGCCCCGGGCAGTTGGCCCACGACGCGCCCGACATCTGCACGGACGCCAAGGGATTCGATCGCACCGCG